One window from the genome of Atribacterota bacterium encodes:
- a CDS encoding cytochrome B, protein MMKAPKVAFFDFSCCEGCQLQVANLGEPLLEVLDAIDLVEFRETMSERWDGVYDLAIVEGSITTPHDVERLKKIRQRSKMLMAYGSCATIGGVNGMKNAFDLEEIKHYVYGEGAKFFETIPTKPVHEVVPVDYFVHGCPVYPKEFLEVLKCALAGIPYQVPDVAVCVECKFNENVCFYERGITCLGPITRAGCNSWCVNNGNICYGCRGMVSNPNEKGFLEVLKQYGVSLEFLVRRMDMYNACRMLKGAGGVYEKERAH, encoded by the coding sequence ATGATGAAGGCACCAAAGGTTGCCTTTTTTGATTTCAGCTGTTGTGAAGGCTGTCAGCTGCAGGTGGCGAATCTCGGTGAACCACTCCTTGAGGTTTTGGACGCTATTGACCTGGTTGAGTTTCGAGAGACGATGAGTGAACGATGGGACGGGGTTTATGACCTTGCCATCGTGGAAGGAAGTATCACCACGCCGCACGATGTGGAACGGTTGAAGAAGATTCGCCAGCGTTCCAAAATGCTGATGGCTTATGGGTCATGTGCTACCATTGGTGGCGTGAACGGGATGAAGAACGCCTTTGATCTGGAAGAAATCAAACATTACGTGTACGGTGAAGGCGCCAAGTTTTTTGAAACAATTCCCACCAAACCAGTACACGAAGTTGTTCCAGTCGACTACTTTGTCCATGGATGCCCTGTGTACCCAAAAGAGTTTCTCGAGGTTCTCAAATGTGCTCTTGCAGGCATCCCTTATCAAGTGCCCGATGTGGCTGTGTGTGTGGAGTGCAAATTCAATGAGAATGTCTGTTTCTATGAACGAGGAATAACCTGTCTTGGTCCCATTACCCGAGCGGGATGTAATTCCTGGTGTGTTAACAACGGCAATATCTGCTATGGATGCCGGGGAATGGTATCCAATCCCAACGAAAAGGGATTTCTCGAGGTTCTCAAACAGTACGGCGTGAGCCTTGAGTTTCTAGTGCGGAGGATGGATATGTATAACGCTTGTCGGATGCTGAAAGGTGCAGGAGGAGTCTATGAAAAAGAACGTGCGCATTGA